The genomic segment CGCCCAGCATGCCGGGCTGATCCCGCCACTTGGCCAGCTGCGCCTCGGCGCCCGGCGCCTTCGGATCGACGCGCCCCATGACGGCGAAGCGATCCGGCCAGGCGCGCGCCGCCGCCAGCGAGTCGGTGTTGTCGTCGCCGGGCCACGAGGGCGGCACCAGCACCGCGCGGGCGACCCCCGCGTCGTCCATCACGCGCAGCACCTGCTCGGCGCCGAGCGCCGGTCCGTGCGCGTGCCGCGTTCGCCCCGGCGGCCACGGCCGCGTGGAGACGTCGGGGCTCCAGACGTGGATCTGCGCATCGATGATCGTCATCGGGACGCTCCTGGGGGCGGGTCGGTCAGGCGGCGCGGAACGCGGCCTGGAGCGCCGCGTCCAGATCGGCGGGACGAACTGGTTTGAACAGGCACCGGTGGACCTTGAGCGCGTTCAGCCGCGCCTGGTCCTCCTCGCGCAGGCCCCAGCCCGTGATGAAGAGCAGCGGCACGGAGCGGTCGATCGCGCGCAGCCGTTCGGCCACCTCCCAACCGTTCATGCCGGCCATGCCCACGTTGGTCAGGACGGCGTCGAAGCGGCCGGGAGCGTAGGCGTTGAGGGCCGCGGCCCCGCTCTGAACCGCCGTCACCGTGTGGCCGAGGCTCCGCAGCAGCTCCGCCAGCGTCGCCAACACCTGCGAATCATCGTCCACGACGAGCACGCGCGCCTGGCGTCGCGCCTGGGTCTCGGTCGGCGCCGCGGACGGCGGCGTCGCCTCGCGCGCGGTCGGGAACATGAGGGTGAACGTGGTGCCCCGGCCGGGTTCGCTCTCCACGCGGATGTCGCCGCCGTGGCGCTTCACGATGGAGTACGCCATGGCCAGGCCGAGCCCCGAGCCCCCCTCGCCCTTCGTCGAGAAGAAGGGCTCGAAGATGCGGCGGCGCACCGCCTCGGGCATGCCGATGCCCGTGTCGGCGACGGTGATGACCACGGTGGAATCCCCGCCCTCCCGCGCGGCGATCGAGAGCGTGCCGCCCTCCGGCATCGCGTCGATCGCGTTGAGGATGAGGTTGGTCATGAGCTCCGTCAGCGCGGCGGGACGGCCGCTGACCTGCCCGGCCGCGCGCAGGTCGAGCCGCAGGTCCAGCGGGCGGTTTTCGCGCGCGGTCTTTTCCTCCCAGCGGGGCCGGATGATGGCGACCGCGTCCTGCACGGTCTGGTTGACGTCCACGCTCACGAACTGCTCGTCCGGCCGCAGCCGGGCGAACTGCTGGATGCGCCGCACCGTCTCGGAGCCGTCGATGGCGGCGGTCTCCAGCACCCGGAGCGAGCGGTTCACCAGCTCGACGTCGGTGAGGTTCTGCTTCATGAGCTGGGCGTAGCCGAGGATGGCCTGCAGGAGGTTGTTGAAGTCGTGCGCGATGCCGCCGGCGAGCTGTCCCAGGGCGGTGAGCTTCTCGGACTGGTGGAGCTGGCCCTCCACCTCGCGCTGCACCGTGATGTCGTGGACGATGGCGATCAGCCCCTCGAAGGCGCCCTGCCGGCCGCGCAGGGCCGACAGCGTCACCGCCAGGGCCAGCGGGCGGGGATTGCGCTCCAGCGTGACCTCGAAGGCGTGCAGCGGGCTGCCCTGCCCGAGCCGGCGCCTGGCGTCGGAGTAGGCGCCGGCCGGCACGAACTCCGTGACAGGCCGGCCCAGCACCTCGCCGGCGGGGAGGCCGAAGATGCGCTCGGCGGCGGGGTTCCAGCCCTCGATCCGATCGTGCTCGTCGACGGCGATGATGGCGTCGCCCGCCGAGGCGATGAGCTGCTCCAGCGAGCGCTTGGTGTCGGCGATCTCGGTGTAGAGGCGCGCGTTGCGCACGGCGATCGCCAGATACTCCGAGAGCATCTCGAGCAGCTCCCGCTCCCGCGGGTCGATGGCCCGGGCGGAGGGGCGATTGTCGACGACGAGATGGCCGAGCAGGCCCTCGGCGTCCCGGATGGCGCAGGTTGCCAGCGCGGGGTGGGCCGTGGCGGGCGGCGGCTCGTTCTCCGAGATGATCGTCACGCCGTCGTAGCCGAGCGCCCGGCGCAACTGGTCGGTGACGGCGGCGGTCATCTGCTGGAGCTCGAGCTGCCCGACGATCGTCCGCGCGATCTCGCGCAGGATCGAGAGCTGGGTGACGCGGAGGGACTGCTCGGCCGCCTCGCGGCGGGCCGCCTCCTCCAGATCGCGCGTCTTGCTGGAGAGGCTCCGCATCTCCTCCACGAGCCGCGCCACCTGGTCGCGCGCGCCGAGATCGGCGTGGCGCCGGAGCAGGGCGCGGCGCACGATGTCTTCGAGATCCTGGCGCGAGAAGGGCTTGATGAGGTACTCGAAGGCGCCGTGGCTCAGCGCGAGCTTGACCGTTTCCAGCGACGCGTAGGCGGTGATCATCACCACCTCGATGGCGGGGTCGATCCGCTTGATGCGCCGCAGCACTTCGAGCCCGTCGACCTCCGGCATCTTGATGTCCAGGATGACCAGGTCCGGGCGGAACTGCTCCAGCTCCTGCAGCGCGGCGCGGGCGTTCTCCGCCGTCCGGATCTCGTGGGCCGGCTTGAGCAGCATGCGCAGGGATTCGCGGGGCCCGATCTCGTCGTCGACGACGAGGATGCGCGAGCGGGTTGCGGGTGGCGCGGCGAGCGTCATGCCTCGGCGGGCGGCAGGGTCACGTGGAAGGCCAGCTCGTGGCGACCCTGCCGGAAGCGGAGCTGGCCACCCAGCGCCTCGATGAGCCGCTGGCTCACGGCCGGCCCCACGTCGATCAGGCTCTCCTGCACCATCTGCACCGGGTCGAAGATGCGGTCCAACTTGTCGGTCGGCACCGTCGCCGTCCTCGAGCTGATGAGGATGCGCACCTCCTCGGTGCCGTCCTTCTCGGCGTGCCGGTCGACCGAGAGCGAGACCTTCGCCGCGTCGGCCGGGGAGGTGTGCGCGAGGTACCAGACCAGGTAGGACAAGGCCTTCCGCAGCTGGACCGGGTCCACCTTCACCATCTGCGGCGTGCGGTCGCCGGGGAAGTCGAGCTGGGGACACTTGCCGAGCCCCTCGTCGGACAGCTCGATCGCGGTCACGACATCCTCGACCACGGCGTGAACGTCCACGGTCAAAAAGTTTAACTCACCTTCGCTGACCAGTGCTGAAAGTTTTTCAAAAACCTGCACCAGCCGCCGCACGTCCCGGCGGACCACCGCTGAGAAGAGCTTCCGGAAGTCGGGGTCGTCGTAGCGCTCGTCGATCAGCTCGACGAAGGTGTTGATCGACACCAGCGGGTTCTTGATCTCGTCGGCGATGCGCGCGATCACGCGACCGAGGAGCTGGAACTCCTGGGTCTGCCGCTTCTGGGCGGCCAGCTCCTTCTGGGTGGTACGGTCCTCGAAGACGAGGACGGCGCCCAGCTGGGTCGGCCCCTCGCCGCGGATCGGATAGGTCGAGACCTCGAGCCAGAGCCCCCGGAGGGCCAGCTGGATCTCCGACTTGCCCTGGGCGCGC from the Candidatus Methylomirabilota bacterium genome contains:
- a CDS encoding response regulator is translated as MTLAAPPATRSRILVVDDEIGPRESLRMLLKPAHEIRTAENARAALQELEQFRPDLVILDIKMPEVDGLEVLRRIKRIDPAIEVVMITAYASLETVKLALSHGAFEYLIKPFSRQDLEDIVRRALLRRHADLGARDQVARLVEEMRSLSSKTRDLEEAARREAAEQSLRVTQLSILREIARTIVGQLELQQMTAAVTDQLRRALGYDGVTIISENEPPPATAHPALATCAIRDAEGLLGHLVVDNRPSARAIDPRERELLEMLSEYLAIAVRNARLYTEIADTKRSLEQLIASAGDAIIAVDEHDRIEGWNPAAERIFGLPAGEVLGRPVTEFVPAGAYSDARRRLGQGSPLHAFEVTLERNPRPLALAVTLSALRGRQGAFEGLIAIVHDITVQREVEGQLHQSEKLTALGQLAGGIAHDFNNLLQAILGYAQLMKQNLTDVELVNRSLRVLETAAIDGSETVRRIQQFARLRPDEQFVSVDVNQTVQDAVAIIRPRWEEKTARENRPLDLRLDLRAAGQVSGRPAALTELMTNLILNAIDAMPEGGTLSIAAREGGDSTVVITVADTGIGMPEAVRRRIFEPFFSTKGEGGSGLGLAMAYSIVKRHGGDIRVESEPGRGTTFTLMFPTAREATPPSAAPTETQARRQARVLVVDDDSQVLATLAELLRSLGHTVTAVQSGAAALNAYAPGRFDAVLTNVGMAGMNGWEVAERLRAIDRSVPLLFITGWGLREEDQARLNALKVHRCLFKPVRPADLDAALQAAFRAA